The Ranitomeya variabilis isolate aRanVar5 chromosome 7, aRanVar5.hap1, whole genome shotgun sequence genome includes a window with the following:
- the SLC4A3 gene encoding anion exchange protein 3 isoform X1 produces MRTIQEGDESEGKEEASNELLRKGSSSRNMRDSVGREDFEEFVLNFEDYDLWESIKIHLSNPEGDGVLLNLEDPPSLRRQLIAKNRASRKEATVFPAQINCAKKKPEKKGPHEVFVELNELVCEGAHEMQWKETARWIKFEEDVEEDTSRWGKPHVASLSFRSLLELRKTITHGAVLLDLDQTTLPGIAQMIVETMVDSDQIRAVDRAKVLQSLMLKHSHPNDGRDSHHTRNASMSGASNHVAPNSPPKETTTSNSHNDQDGKQKSLNGPDGHRLKHRKLMEKIPENAEATVVLVGCVEFLVNPAMAFVRLREAVLLESVLEVPVPVRFLFVLLGPSQSNMDYHEIGRSISTLMSDKVFHEAAYMAAERHDLLNAINDFLDCSMVLPPCEMQGKDLLRSIATFQKELLRKRREREERRSAKEHPAPKATGLSEDTSEMKLEDDDDDDSELDPLERSGFCFGGLIRDIRRRYVRYGSDIKDGLNTQCFAAALFIYFAALSPAITFGGLLGEKTQGLMGVSELIVSTSVLGVLFSLLAAQPLLIIGFSGPLLVFEEAFFKFCQVQDIEYLTGRVWIGFWLVLFVLVMVAAEGSFLVRYISPFTQEIFAFLISLIFINETFYKLYKVFTDHPLLRTYPSGGSGSRTATLGPRMQPNTALLSLILMSGTFLIAFFLRKFKNSRFLGGKARRVIGDFGIPISILVMVFIDYTITDTYTQKLNVPSGLSVTSPGKRGWFVHPMGTSRPFPLWMMFASAIPALLVFILIFMETQITTLIVSRKERCLQKGSGFHLDLLLIGTMGGLCALFGLPWLTATTVRTVTHVNALTLMSKTAPGERPRISEVKEQRITGVLIAALVGLSIVMGEMLRQIPLAVLFGIFLYMGVTSLTGIQLFERLLLILMHPKHHPEHTYVVKVRTWRMHLFTCVQLSCIVLLWVVKSSPASLAFPFLLILTVPLRRFILPRFFNERELKVLDSEDVAPNFDEDGQDEYNELHMPV; encoded by the exons ATGAGGACCATTCAAGAAGGAGATGAGAGTGAGGGGAAGGAGGAAGCCTCCAATGAACTGCTTAGGAAAGGAAGTTCCTCCCGAAATATGAGGGACTCGGTAGGACGTGAAGACTTTGAAGAGTTTGTGCTGAACTTTGAGGATTATGACCTTTGGGAATCCATCAAAATCCATCTGTCCAATCCAGAAGGAGACGGTGTCC TCCTGAATCTGGAGGATCCTCCATCACTGCGCAGACAGCTCATAGCAAAGAACCGTGCAAGCCGGAAGGAAGCCACGGTCTTCCCAGCACAGATAAACTGTGCCAAGAAAAAGCCAGAGAAGAAGGGGCCCCACGAG GTCTTTGTGGAGCTAAACGAGCTCGTGTGTGAAGGAGCCCATGAAATGCAATGGAAGGAGACCGCTCGATGGATAAAATTTGAGGAGGATGTTGAGGAAGACACATCACGATGGGGAAAACCTCATGTGGCTTCACTGTCCTTCCGTAGCCTGCTGGAGCTCAGGAAGACCATCACTCATG GAGCTGTACTCTTGGATTTGGACCAGACCACTTTGCCCGGAATCGCCCAGATGATTGTAGAGACCATGGTTGATTCTGACCAGATAAGAGCCGTCGATCGTGCTAAAGTTTTGCAGTCTCTTATGTTGAAGCACAG CCACCCTAATGATGGAAGGGATTCTCACCACACTCGTAACGCCTCCATGTCTGGTGCAAGCAACCACGTGGCCCCCAACAGCCCACCCAAAGAAACCACAACCAGCAATTCCCATAATGACCAAGATGGCAAGCAG AAATCCCTGAATGGACCCGATGGTCATCGGCTAAAGCACCGGAAGCTCATGGAGAAGATCCCAGAAAATGCAGAGGCCACCGTCGTCCTCGTGG GTTGCGTGGAATTCCTAGTCAATCCCGCCATGGCGTTTGTGCGTCTCAGAGAGGCGGTCCTGCTGGAGTCCGTCCTGGAGGTGCCGGTTCCTGTGCGGTTCCTGTTTGTTTTGCTTGGTCCCTCTCAGTCTAATATGGATTACCACGAGATCGGCCGCTCCATCTCTACTCTCATGTCAGACAAA GTCTTTCATGAAGCTGCGTACATGGCCGCGGAGAGACATGACCTCCTGAACGCCATCAATGATTTTCTGGACTGCAGTATGGTTCTTCCTCCATGTGAGATGCAAGGGAAGGATCTTCTCCGCTCTATTGCTACTTTCCAGAAGGAACTACTgaggaagaggagagagagagaggagcggCGTTCAGCCAAGGAGCATCCTGCTCCTAAGGCGACGGGACTATCGGAAG ACACTAGCGAGATGAAGCTGGAGGATGACGATGATGATGACAGCGAGCTAGATCCGCTGGAACGTTCGGGATTTTGTTTTGGGGGTCTTATTCGGGACATACGCAGGCGATATGTGAGGTACGGGAGCGACATTAAGGATGGTCTCAACACTCAATGTTTCGCCGCTGCCTTGTTCATCTACTTCGCAGCTCTGTCTCCGGCTATTACCTTTGGAGGTCTCTTAG GGGAGAAGACCCAAGGACTGATGGGTGTATCAGAGCTCATAGTGTCAACCTCGGTGCTCGGGGTATTGTTCTCCTTACTCGCTGCACAGCCCTTGCTCATCATTGGATTTTCTGGTCCACTTCTTGTTTTTGAAGAAGCGTTTTTCAAG TTTTGCCAGGTGCAGGACATAGAGTACCTGACCGGCCGGGTGTGGATTGGTTTTTGGTTGGTCCTGTTTGTCCTGGTGATGGTGGCAGCTGAAGGCAGCTTTCTGGTCCgctacatctctccattcacccaaGAAATCTTTGCATTTCTAATTTCCCTCATCTTCATCAATGAAACTTTTTACAAGTTATATAAG GTCTTTACAGATCACCCGCTTCTAAGAACATACCCATCTGGAGGGTCGGGAAGTCGCACGGCTACTCTTGGTCCTCGCATGCAACCCAATACGGCTTTACTATCCCTTATACTAATGTCAGGAACTTTTCTCATCGCTTTCTTCCTGCGAAAGTTCAAGAATAGTCGTTTCTTGGGAGGGAAG GCAAGGAGGGTTATTGGTGACTTCGGGATTCCCATATCTATTCTAGTAATGGTCTTTATTGATTACACCATAACTGATACATACACACAG AAACTGAACGTTCCATCTGGACTGTCGGTCACGTCTCCCGGTAAACGTGGTTGGTTCGTCCATCCCATGGGGACCTCGCGTCCGTTCCCCCTGTGGATGATGTTCGCCTCGGCTATCCCGGCGCTGCTGGTTTTCATCCTTATCTTTATGGAGACCCAGATCACAAC TCTCATAGTCAGCAGAAAGGAGAGGTGCCTACAGAAGGGCAGTGGGTTTCACCTGGACCTCCTACTTATCGGCACTATGGGTGGTCTTTGCGCTCTCTTTGGGCTTCCATGGTTAACAGCGACTACAGTGCGAACTGTCACTCATGTTAATGCATTAACTTTGATGAGCAAGACTGCGCCGGGAGAAAGACCGCGGATCTCCGAGGTTAAAGAGCAGAGAATCACAGGCGTGCTGATCGCCGCACTAGTAG GACTGTCCATAGTAATGGGAGAGATGTTACGTCAGATCCCTCTAGCTGTACTTTTCGGGATTTTCTTGTATATGGGAGTGACCTCTCTAACTGGAATTCAACTTTTTGAGAGGCTTCTCCTTATCCTCATGCATCCGAAACATCATCCAGAACACACCTACGTGGTGAAG GTGCGCACATGGAGGATGCACCTGTTCACCTGCGTTCAGCTCTCCTGCATTGTTCTCTTATGGGTAGTGAAGTCTTCTCCAGCTTCACTCGCCTTCCCATTCCTCCTCATACTCACTGTCCCACTAAGGAGGTTTATACTGCCTCGCTTTTTCAATGAGCGAGAACTAAAAGTT TTGGATTCTGAAGATGTTGCACCAAACTTTGATGAAGACGGCCAAGATGAATACAATGAGCTTCATATGCCCGTCTGA
- the SLC4A3 gene encoding anion exchange protein 3 isoform X2 has translation MQWKETARWIKFEEDVEEDTSRWGKPHVASLSFRSLLELRKTITHGAVLLDLDQTTLPGIAQMIVETMVDSDQIRAVDRAKVLQSLMLKHSHPNDGRDSHHTRNASMSGASNHVAPNSPPKETTTSNSHNDQDGKQKSLNGPDGHRLKHRKLMEKIPENAEATVVLVGCVEFLVNPAMAFVRLREAVLLESVLEVPVPVRFLFVLLGPSQSNMDYHEIGRSISTLMSDKVFHEAAYMAAERHDLLNAINDFLDCSMVLPPCEMQGKDLLRSIATFQKELLRKRREREERRSAKEHPAPKATGLSEDTSEMKLEDDDDDDSELDPLERSGFCFGGLIRDIRRRYVRYGSDIKDGLNTQCFAAALFIYFAALSPAITFGGLLGEKTQGLMGVSELIVSTSVLGVLFSLLAAQPLLIIGFSGPLLVFEEAFFKFCQVQDIEYLTGRVWIGFWLVLFVLVMVAAEGSFLVRYISPFTQEIFAFLISLIFINETFYKLYKVFTDHPLLRTYPSGGSGSRTATLGPRMQPNTALLSLILMSGTFLIAFFLRKFKNSRFLGGKARRVIGDFGIPISILVMVFIDYTITDTYTQKLNVPSGLSVTSPGKRGWFVHPMGTSRPFPLWMMFASAIPALLVFILIFMETQITTLIVSRKERCLQKGSGFHLDLLLIGTMGGLCALFGLPWLTATTVRTVTHVNALTLMSKTAPGERPRISEVKEQRITGVLIAALVGLSIVMGEMLRQIPLAVLFGIFLYMGVTSLTGIQLFERLLLILMHPKHHPEHTYVVKVRTWRMHLFTCVQLSCIVLLWVVKSSPASLAFPFLLILTVPLRRFILPRFFNERELKVLDSEDVAPNFDEDGQDEYNELHMPV, from the exons ATGCAATGGAAGGAGACCGCTCGATGGATAAAATTTGAGGAGGATGTTGAGGAAGACACATCACGATGGGGAAAACCTCATGTGGCTTCACTGTCCTTCCGTAGCCTGCTGGAGCTCAGGAAGACCATCACTCATG GAGCTGTACTCTTGGATTTGGACCAGACCACTTTGCCCGGAATCGCCCAGATGATTGTAGAGACCATGGTTGATTCTGACCAGATAAGAGCCGTCGATCGTGCTAAAGTTTTGCAGTCTCTTATGTTGAAGCACAG CCACCCTAATGATGGAAGGGATTCTCACCACACTCGTAACGCCTCCATGTCTGGTGCAAGCAACCACGTGGCCCCCAACAGCCCACCCAAAGAAACCACAACCAGCAATTCCCATAATGACCAAGATGGCAAGCAG AAATCCCTGAATGGACCCGATGGTCATCGGCTAAAGCACCGGAAGCTCATGGAGAAGATCCCAGAAAATGCAGAGGCCACCGTCGTCCTCGTGG GTTGCGTGGAATTCCTAGTCAATCCCGCCATGGCGTTTGTGCGTCTCAGAGAGGCGGTCCTGCTGGAGTCCGTCCTGGAGGTGCCGGTTCCTGTGCGGTTCCTGTTTGTTTTGCTTGGTCCCTCTCAGTCTAATATGGATTACCACGAGATCGGCCGCTCCATCTCTACTCTCATGTCAGACAAA GTCTTTCATGAAGCTGCGTACATGGCCGCGGAGAGACATGACCTCCTGAACGCCATCAATGATTTTCTGGACTGCAGTATGGTTCTTCCTCCATGTGAGATGCAAGGGAAGGATCTTCTCCGCTCTATTGCTACTTTCCAGAAGGAACTACTgaggaagaggagagagagagaggagcggCGTTCAGCCAAGGAGCATCCTGCTCCTAAGGCGACGGGACTATCGGAAG ACACTAGCGAGATGAAGCTGGAGGATGACGATGATGATGACAGCGAGCTAGATCCGCTGGAACGTTCGGGATTTTGTTTTGGGGGTCTTATTCGGGACATACGCAGGCGATATGTGAGGTACGGGAGCGACATTAAGGATGGTCTCAACACTCAATGTTTCGCCGCTGCCTTGTTCATCTACTTCGCAGCTCTGTCTCCGGCTATTACCTTTGGAGGTCTCTTAG GGGAGAAGACCCAAGGACTGATGGGTGTATCAGAGCTCATAGTGTCAACCTCGGTGCTCGGGGTATTGTTCTCCTTACTCGCTGCACAGCCCTTGCTCATCATTGGATTTTCTGGTCCACTTCTTGTTTTTGAAGAAGCGTTTTTCAAG TTTTGCCAGGTGCAGGACATAGAGTACCTGACCGGCCGGGTGTGGATTGGTTTTTGGTTGGTCCTGTTTGTCCTGGTGATGGTGGCAGCTGAAGGCAGCTTTCTGGTCCgctacatctctccattcacccaaGAAATCTTTGCATTTCTAATTTCCCTCATCTTCATCAATGAAACTTTTTACAAGTTATATAAG GTCTTTACAGATCACCCGCTTCTAAGAACATACCCATCTGGAGGGTCGGGAAGTCGCACGGCTACTCTTGGTCCTCGCATGCAACCCAATACGGCTTTACTATCCCTTATACTAATGTCAGGAACTTTTCTCATCGCTTTCTTCCTGCGAAAGTTCAAGAATAGTCGTTTCTTGGGAGGGAAG GCAAGGAGGGTTATTGGTGACTTCGGGATTCCCATATCTATTCTAGTAATGGTCTTTATTGATTACACCATAACTGATACATACACACAG AAACTGAACGTTCCATCTGGACTGTCGGTCACGTCTCCCGGTAAACGTGGTTGGTTCGTCCATCCCATGGGGACCTCGCGTCCGTTCCCCCTGTGGATGATGTTCGCCTCGGCTATCCCGGCGCTGCTGGTTTTCATCCTTATCTTTATGGAGACCCAGATCACAAC TCTCATAGTCAGCAGAAAGGAGAGGTGCCTACAGAAGGGCAGTGGGTTTCACCTGGACCTCCTACTTATCGGCACTATGGGTGGTCTTTGCGCTCTCTTTGGGCTTCCATGGTTAACAGCGACTACAGTGCGAACTGTCACTCATGTTAATGCATTAACTTTGATGAGCAAGACTGCGCCGGGAGAAAGACCGCGGATCTCCGAGGTTAAAGAGCAGAGAATCACAGGCGTGCTGATCGCCGCACTAGTAG GACTGTCCATAGTAATGGGAGAGATGTTACGTCAGATCCCTCTAGCTGTACTTTTCGGGATTTTCTTGTATATGGGAGTGACCTCTCTAACTGGAATTCAACTTTTTGAGAGGCTTCTCCTTATCCTCATGCATCCGAAACATCATCCAGAACACACCTACGTGGTGAAG GTGCGCACATGGAGGATGCACCTGTTCACCTGCGTTCAGCTCTCCTGCATTGTTCTCTTATGGGTAGTGAAGTCTTCTCCAGCTTCACTCGCCTTCCCATTCCTCCTCATACTCACTGTCCCACTAAGGAGGTTTATACTGCCTCGCTTTTTCAATGAGCGAGAACTAAAAGTT TTGGATTCTGAAGATGTTGCACCAAACTTTGATGAAGACGGCCAAGATGAATACAATGAGCTTCATATGCCCGTCTGA